From the genome of Bradyrhizobium elkanii USDA 76, one region includes:
- a CDS encoding DUF5993 family protein, translating to MDFTALFLAITIAMLVAWRGPRPVAIGLFAVILIACVATLLHHATDRLTLSF from the coding sequence ATGGACTTCACGGCATTGTTTCTCGCCATCACCATCGCCATGCTGGTGGCCTGGCGTGGCCCGCGCCCCGTCGCGATCGGCCTGTTCGCGGTGATCCTGATCGCCTGCGTCGCGACCTTGCTGCACCACGCTACCGACCGTCTCACCTTGTCGTTCTGA
- a CDS encoding winged helix-turn-helix domain-containing protein: MTYHFNDLTLDSERRELRRGDALVAVEPQVFDLIEFLIRARDRVVSRDEVLAAVWHGRIVSEATLSSRINAARTAIGDNGEEQRLIRTLPRKGLRFVGDVREDTAHDRPVADNAGPPRPSEGPSIAVLPFTNMSGDPEQDYFADGIAEDITTALARCSRLTVIARNSAFTYKGKAVDIRQVGRDLGVGYVLEGSVRRGGDRLRITGQLIDAVSGAHLWADRFDGAATDVFDLQDRITENVVGAIEPTLLVAEAERVRATPPDRLDAYDLLLRAYSLRYEFTPESMEAALDCLDQALALDPAYAPALAASAYCHAMRHVQGWLKPNDAYRERAVAQAWRAVELAPGDPQVLWMAAFAIWNMADEIEPARDLFERSLAINPNSAMALVLGGWIEAMRGNQKAGRAMIERAQRLNPRDPRGWFAAAALAICAVLDRNFAEAVMWADKALAQNRRFAVALRVLIVALVKTGDNARAAQIARELLKIDPEFTISGFLSRVPFPVQSMSATYRETLKAAGVPD; the protein is encoded by the coding sequence TTGACTTACCATTTCAACGACTTGACGCTCGATTCCGAACGCCGTGAGCTGCGCCGTGGCGATGCTCTGGTGGCCGTCGAGCCGCAGGTCTTCGACCTCATCGAGTTCCTGATCCGCGCCCGCGATCGGGTGGTCAGCCGCGACGAGGTGCTGGCCGCCGTCTGGCACGGCCGGATCGTCTCGGAAGCGACACTGAGCAGCCGGATCAACGCCGCGCGGACCGCGATCGGCGACAATGGCGAGGAGCAGCGGCTGATCCGCACCCTGCCCCGCAAAGGCCTCCGCTTTGTCGGCGATGTCAGGGAGGACACCGCGCACGATCGCCCGGTTGCAGACAATGCCGGCCCGCCACGGCCGAGCGAAGGCCCGTCGATCGCGGTGCTGCCCTTCACCAATATGAGCGGCGACCCCGAGCAGGATTATTTCGCCGACGGCATCGCCGAGGACATCACCACCGCGCTCGCGCGTTGCAGCCGGCTTACGGTGATCGCGCGCAACTCCGCCTTCACCTACAAGGGCAAGGCGGTCGACATCCGCCAGGTCGGCCGCGATCTCGGCGTCGGCTATGTTCTCGAAGGCAGCGTCCGCCGCGGCGGCGATCGGCTGCGGATCACCGGGCAGCTGATCGACGCCGTCTCCGGCGCGCATCTGTGGGCCGACCGGTTCGATGGCGCCGCGACTGATGTGTTCGACCTGCAGGACCGCATCACCGAGAACGTGGTCGGCGCGATCGAGCCGACCCTGCTCGTTGCGGAAGCCGAGCGGGTGCGGGCCACGCCGCCCGACAGGCTCGACGCCTACGATCTGCTGCTGCGCGCCTATAGCCTGCGATACGAGTTCACGCCCGAGAGCATGGAAGCGGCGCTCGATTGCCTCGACCAGGCGCTGGCGCTCGACCCCGCTTATGCACCGGCGCTGGCGGCCTCCGCCTATTGTCATGCGATGCGCCATGTCCAGGGCTGGCTGAAGCCGAACGACGCCTACCGCGAACGCGCGGTCGCGCAGGCCTGGCGCGCGGTCGAGCTCGCGCCCGGTGACCCGCAGGTGTTGTGGATGGCGGCGTTCGCGATCTGGAACATGGCCGACGAGATCGAGCCCGCGCGCGACCTGTTCGAGCGTTCGCTTGCGATCAACCCGAACTCGGCGATGGCGCTCGTGCTCGGCGGCTGGATCGAGGCGATGCGCGGCAATCAGAAAGCCGGCCGCGCCATGATCGAGCGCGCGCAACGGCTGAACCCGCGCGACCCGCGCGGCTGGTTTGCCGCCGCGGCGCTGGCGATCTGCGCGGTGCTCGACCGGAATTTTGCCGAGGCGGTGATGTGGGCCGACAAGGCGCTGGCGCAGAACCGCCGCTTCGCGGTGGCGCTGCGCGTCCTGATCGTGGCGCTGGTCAAGACCGGCGACAACGCACGCGCGGCCCAGATCGCGCGCGAGCTGCTCAAGATCGACCCGGAGTTCACGATCTCCGGCTTCCTGTCGCGGGTCCCGTTTCCGGTGCAATCGATGTCCGCGACCTATCGTGAGACGCTGAAGGCGGCCGGTGTCCCGGACTGA
- a CDS encoding alpha/beta fold hydrolase — MSQSINQQRRRFLGIAGGILAASRLGVIGSAQAQSKPALPAIKAGAHTSIGPGKQINAGVLDTGYVEMGPASGPAVILLHGWPYDIHSYADVAPALAEAGYRVIVPHLRGYGTTRFLSSDTMRSGQPVAVAADIIALMDALKIEKAVLGGYDWGARTANIMAVLWPERCKAMVSVSGYLIGSQAAGKMPLPPKAELQWWYQFYFATERGREGYAKNRHDFNKLIWQLASPQWKFDDATYDRSAAAFENPDHVDIVIHNYRWRLGLAEGEAKYDAFEKTLAQAPVIAIPTITMEGDANGAPHPEPAAYAKKFSGHYEHRLLTGGIGHNLPQEAPQAFVQAIIDVSKV; from the coding sequence ATGTCCCAATCCATCAATCAGCAACGCCGCCGCTTCCTCGGCATCGCCGGCGGGATCCTTGCCGCTTCCAGGCTCGGCGTCATCGGCTCGGCTCAGGCCCAGTCCAAGCCGGCGCTGCCTGCGATCAAGGCCGGCGCCCACACCTCGATCGGTCCCGGCAAGCAGATCAATGCCGGCGTGCTTGATACCGGTTATGTCGAGATGGGTCCTGCGTCCGGTCCCGCGGTGATCCTGCTGCACGGCTGGCCCTACGACATCCACAGCTATGCCGACGTCGCGCCGGCGCTGGCCGAGGCCGGCTACCGCGTGATCGTGCCGCATCTGCGCGGCTACGGCACGACGCGCTTCCTCTCCAGCGACACCATGCGCAGCGGCCAGCCGGTCGCGGTCGCCGCCGACATCATCGCGCTGATGGATGCTTTGAAGATCGAGAAGGCTGTGCTCGGTGGCTATGATTGGGGCGCGCGCACCGCCAACATCATGGCGGTGCTCTGGCCCGAGCGCTGCAAGGCGATGGTGTCGGTGAGCGGCTATCTGATCGGCAGCCAGGCGGCCGGCAAGATGCCGCTGCCGCCGAAGGCCGAGCTGCAATGGTGGTACCAGTTTTATTTCGCGACCGAGCGCGGCCGTGAGGGCTATGCCAAGAACCGGCACGACTTCAACAAGCTGATCTGGCAGCTCGCCTCGCCGCAGTGGAAGTTCGACGACGCCACCTACGACCGCAGCGCGGCTGCGTTCGAGAATCCCGACCACGTCGACATCGTGATCCACAATTATCGCTGGCGGCTCGGGCTCGCCGAGGGCGAGGCGAAGTACGACGCGTTCGAGAAGACGCTGGCTCAGGCGCCGGTCATCGCGATCCCGACCATCACGATGGAGGGCGATGCCAACGGCGCGCCGCATCCCGAGCCCGCGGCCTATGCCAAGAAGTTCTCCGGCCATTATGAGCATCGGCTCCTGACCGGCGGCATCGGCCACAATCTGCCGCAGGAAGCGCCGCAGGCCTTCGTCCAGGCCATCATCGACGTCAGCAAGGTCTGA
- a CDS encoding cytochrome P460 family protein, protein MSQVVKWAAAAIAAACISASLPFAVGKADDAAPASPIFGVKIPDGYRDWKLIAVGEETGLNELRSVLGNATAVKAYQDGAARFPDGTVLVKLAWKRKPVAGLDGAFITGPATTVQVMVKDSARYASTGGWGFGRFVDGKPVDAAQHETCFACHEAHASDHDFVFTHYAH, encoded by the coding sequence ATGAGCCAGGTTGTGAAATGGGCAGCTGCCGCGATCGCGGCAGCCTGCATCAGTGCGTCATTGCCGTTCGCCGTCGGAAAGGCCGACGATGCGGCACCGGCATCGCCGATCTTCGGCGTGAAAATCCCTGACGGCTATCGCGACTGGAAACTGATCGCGGTCGGCGAGGAGACCGGGCTGAATGAGCTTCGCAGCGTGCTCGGCAACGCGACCGCCGTGAAGGCCTATCAGGACGGCGCCGCGCGCTTCCCCGACGGCACCGTGCTGGTCAAGCTCGCCTGGAAGCGCAAGCCGGTTGCAGGCCTCGACGGCGCCTTCATCACGGGGCCGGCGACCACCGTCCAGGTCATGGTCAAGGACTCCGCCAGATATGCCTCGACCGGAGGCTGGGGTTTTGGCCGCTTCGTCGACGGCAAGCCGGTCGACGCCGCCCAGCACGAGACGTGTTTCGCCTGTCATGAGGCACACGCCAGCGATCACGATTTCGTCTTTACGCATTACGCGCATTGA
- a CDS encoding amidase family protein, whose product MGDTSTISGRSEPREFLDPSSLGLAAAAVAIRAGHITSEAYTAALLLRARTLAELNAFITIDETAVLAAARDADKARAAGSAALLLGVPLGVKDSYLTKGLPTSLGLDSLARFVPREDADAVRAIKGAGALVFGKNNLVEMSYGLTGHNERYGQVKNPHARDRVAGGSSSGSAASVAANLVPASLGGDTVGSIRVPASFCGVVGFKPTTGRWPRNGVAPISHTLDTTGAFARSVEDCILLDQVVTGEQTAEFSDDGNDLRGVRLAFAPRQFLHLVDSEVEIRFREAVRQLRDAGAEVIEVDLGDDFNALIQTATWGIFAHETMGAISDFLRRHDVPTTFEAIYDGLKPQLRQAWGHIVLPGGAGAVSAEAYQTALNVSRPEIRRRLDKAFVAEGAQIILQPTTPCPAPLIEEQATVRVAGQDVSYLALANHTVSASSVGLPGISLPVGRSRAGLPLGLELDASVGSDRTLLVLARKIERVLGTASTAT is encoded by the coding sequence ATGGGCGACACCAGCACCATTTCAGGTCGTAGCGAACCGCGAGAATTCTTGGATCCTTCCTCGCTGGGGCTCGCAGCGGCTGCGGTAGCCATTCGTGCAGGCCATATCACGTCCGAAGCGTACACTGCGGCGCTGCTGCTTCGCGCCCGAACGCTTGCCGAGCTCAACGCCTTCATCACCATCGACGAGACGGCCGTGTTGGCGGCCGCGAGGGACGCGGACAAGGCACGAGCCGCCGGATCGGCGGCTCTGCTACTGGGTGTGCCGCTTGGGGTGAAAGACAGTTATTTGACGAAGGGGCTGCCTACGAGCCTGGGTCTCGATAGCCTTGCTCGCTTCGTGCCGCGCGAAGATGCGGACGCTGTCCGCGCCATCAAGGGTGCGGGTGCCCTGGTCTTCGGGAAGAACAACCTCGTCGAGATGTCTTACGGCTTGACCGGTCACAACGAACGTTACGGCCAAGTGAAGAATCCGCACGCACGAGATCGCGTTGCGGGCGGCTCCTCGAGCGGCTCCGCCGCATCGGTGGCTGCAAACCTTGTTCCCGCGTCGTTGGGCGGTGACACCGTCGGGTCGATCCGGGTGCCCGCATCCTTTTGTGGGGTCGTGGGATTCAAGCCAACGACCGGACGTTGGCCACGCAACGGCGTTGCTCCGATCTCCCACACGCTCGACACGACGGGTGCATTCGCCCGAAGCGTCGAGGACTGCATCTTGCTGGATCAGGTCGTGACGGGTGAACAAACGGCCGAGTTCTCCGACGACGGCAACGATCTGAGGGGAGTTCGACTGGCCTTCGCGCCTCGACAATTCCTCCATCTGGTGGACTCGGAGGTCGAGATCCGGTTCCGCGAGGCGGTTCGGCAGCTACGGGACGCAGGCGCCGAGGTTATTGAGGTCGACCTTGGTGACGATTTCAACGCCCTCATCCAAACCGCGACATGGGGCATCTTCGCGCACGAGACGATGGGTGCGATCTCGGATTTCCTTCGTCGTCACGACGTTCCGACCACGTTCGAGGCGATCTACGACGGGCTTAAGCCCCAACTTCGGCAAGCATGGGGGCACATCGTCCTGCCGGGCGGTGCGGGCGCTGTCTCAGCTGAGGCCTATCAGACTGCGCTCAACGTGAGCCGGCCTGAAATCCGGCGCCGTCTCGACAAGGCGTTCGTCGCTGAAGGAGCGCAGATCATTCTGCAACCGACCACACCATGCCCCGCGCCCTTGATCGAAGAGCAGGCGACCGTCCGTGTTGCGGGACAGGACGTCAGCTACCTCGCCTTGGCGAACCACACCGTGTCGGCGAGCAGCGTGGGGCTGCCGGGTATCAGTCTTCCCGTTGGCCGCTCTCGCGCTGGGCTGCCGCTTGGCCTTGAACTTGACGCTTCGGTAGGTAGCGACCGGACGCTTTTGGTCCTCGCTCGTAAGATCGAACGCGTTTTGGGTACCGCGTCGACCGCGACCTAG
- a CDS encoding TetR/AcrR family transcriptional regulator: protein MRFEKGHKLSTRRHIVDVASKCMRRDGISATGITAIMGEAGLTKGAFSPHFESKRVLVREALALALDGQQHRLDEDQLKGLDLESAVRGYLNRAHLEAPADGCPSAALLPEIARQPLSIRQDYEKALRSYIATLAALLPGTDSVEKQRRATAIFGLMVGTLQFARAVPDANEAQKILDGGVEAALQLARTPSP, encoded by the coding sequence ATGCGTTTCGAGAAAGGTCACAAGTTGTCGACAAGACGGCACATTGTCGATGTGGCATCGAAGTGCATGCGCCGGGACGGCATCTCCGCGACAGGAATTACGGCGATTATGGGCGAGGCTGGCCTGACCAAAGGGGCTTTCTCGCCGCACTTCGAGTCCAAGCGGGTGCTTGTTCGCGAGGCGCTGGCACTGGCACTGGACGGTCAGCAGCATCGCCTTGATGAAGATCAGCTCAAGGGCCTCGACCTTGAAAGCGCAGTTCGTGGATACCTGAACCGCGCTCACCTCGAAGCCCCTGCGGACGGTTGCCCCTCCGCGGCGTTGCTTCCGGAAATCGCGCGCCAGCCCCTGTCCATCAGGCAAGATTACGAGAAAGCGCTGCGAAGCTACATTGCCACTTTGGCCGCGCTACTTCCCGGCACAGATTCTGTAGAAAAACAACGGCGCGCAACCGCCATCTTCGGGCTCATGGTGGGCACCCTGCAGTTTGCGCGGGCCGTGCCCGACGCTAACGAAGCGCAGAAGATCTTGGATGGCGGCGTTGAGGCTGCATTGCAGTTGGCGCGAACTCCATCACCTTAA
- a CDS encoding glutathione S-transferase family protein, whose product MLTVYGEGRGFRVVWLLEELGLAYRLRPVDLLAAEKDRDFLAINPAGFIPALQDGETIMVESIAILEYLLARHGSGSLAVAPDDPAFASYLQFLHLGEAGLAGPMNAVIVGRQLAPEAERDAQVTCWALETFESRLGLVIRRLADCPYVAGDRFTAADISVSYALLLGMRTGNYVPGLTERDYLARTTARAAYVRAMESCKATKAWAARSPGL is encoded by the coding sequence ATGCTCACCGTCTATGGCGAAGGTCGCGGCTTCCGTGTTGTCTGGCTGCTCGAGGAATTGGGATTGGCCTATCGGCTGCGCCCGGTCGATCTGCTCGCAGCCGAGAAGGATCGCGATTTCCTCGCAATCAACCCCGCCGGCTTCATTCCCGCGCTGCAGGACGGCGAGACGATCATGGTCGAATCGATTGCGATCCTCGAGTACCTGCTCGCCCGCCACGGCTCGGGTTCGCTTGCCGTCGCCCCTGACGATCCCGCCTTCGCTTCCTATCTGCAGTTTCTCCACTTGGGCGAGGCCGGGCTCGCCGGGCCGATGAACGCCGTCATTGTCGGTCGCCAACTGGCACCCGAAGCCGAGCGAGATGCCCAGGTTACCTGCTGGGCTCTCGAGACCTTCGAAAGCCGGCTGGGGTTGGTTATCCGCCGCCTCGCGGATTGCCCCTATGTCGCCGGCGACCGATTCACTGCTGCCGATATCTCGGTGAGCTACGCCCTCCTGCTCGGCATGCGAACCGGCAACTACGTCCCCGGTTTGACCGAGCGGGACTATCTCGCCCGCACGACGGCACGCGCTGCCTACGTCCGAGCGATGGAAAGCTGCAAGGCCACCAAGGCTTGGGCGGCGAGGTCACCGGGATTGTAG
- a CDS encoding glutathione S-transferase family protein: MTDLSAFSITKRWPARHPDRLQLYSLPTPNGVKVSIMLEEIGLPYEVHLVDFNKDDQKTPEFLSLNPNGKIPAILDPNGPGGKPLPLFESGAILQYLADKTGKLLPADAARRYQAIQWVHFQMGGIGPMFGQVGFFHKFAGKDYEDKRPLQRYVAESRRLLGVMETHLAGRLWFMDDEYSIADISMLGWVRNLTGFYGARELVEFDQFTQVAAWLERGLKRPAVERGLNIPKRP; this comes from the coding sequence ATGACCGACTTGTCTGCCTTTTCCATCACAAAGCGCTGGCCCGCCCGGCATCCGGACCGCCTGCAGCTCTATTCGCTGCCGACGCCGAACGGCGTGAAGGTCTCGATCATGCTCGAGGAGATCGGGCTGCCCTACGAGGTCCATCTCGTCGACTTCAACAAGGATGACCAGAAGACGCCGGAGTTCCTGTCGCTGAACCCGAACGGCAAGATCCCGGCGATCCTCGATCCCAACGGTCCGGGCGGCAAGCCGCTGCCGTTGTTCGAATCCGGCGCCATCCTGCAATATCTCGCCGACAAGACCGGCAAGCTGTTGCCGGCGGACGCGGCGCGCCGCTATCAGGCCATCCAGTGGGTGCATTTCCAGATGGGCGGCATCGGACCGATGTTCGGCCAGGTCGGGTTCTTCCACAAATTCGCCGGCAAGGATTACGAGGACAAGCGGCCGCTGCAGCGCTACGTCGCCGAGTCCAGGCGCCTGCTCGGCGTGATGGAGACGCATCTCGCCGGACGGCTGTGGTTCATGGACGATGAATACAGCATCGCCGACATCTCGATGCTCGGCTGGGTGCGCAATCTGACCGGCTTCTACGGCGCGCGCGAGCTCGTCGAATTCGACCAGTTCACGCAGGTCGCCGCCTGGCTGGAGCGCGGTCTCAAGCGGCCGGCGGTGGAGCGCGGATTGAATATTCCGAAGCGTCCCTAA
- a CDS encoding YrhB domain-containing protein produces MDFDKAAALAIAWVDILCEGAARIVREATIAKPYGWIFFYQSKEFLDDGNPLAQLAGNAPIIVNRSTCELRVTGTAKPLEHYLAEYEKTLPPTALQRTPQLPTW; encoded by the coding sequence ATGGACTTCGATAAAGCGGCAGCGCTTGCAATCGCTTGGGTGGATATCCTTTGCGAGGGAGCGGCGCGCATTGTGCGTGAGGCCACAATCGCGAAACCATATGGCTGGATATTCTTCTACCAATCCAAAGAATTCCTCGATGATGGCAACCCCTTAGCCCAGCTCGCCGGGAATGCTCCGATCATCGTGAACAGAAGCACGTGTGAATTGCGCGTAACGGGAACGGCAAAGCCGCTTGAACACTATTTGGCTGAGTACGAGAAGACGCTCCCGCCAACCGCACTTCAACGAACGCCGCAGCTTCCAACTTGGTAA
- a CDS encoding disulfide bond formation protein B has product MNDTQAVTLNAVALYGLALVLAAAFAAQLLLHELPCPLCLLQRLLFALLAIGPILNIRFGPRPSHYALSLLTAVLGATVSTRQVLLHILPGDAGYGSALLGYHYYTWALIGFVAAILLLAAMLLFDRQFEHRAAPGSSPGRCAQGAVWLVIGLTALNVLSTLLECGFAACADNPVVYELLKSAR; this is encoded by the coding sequence ATGAACGACACGCAGGCCGTCACCCTCAATGCCGTCGCGCTCTATGGGCTGGCGTTGGTGCTGGCCGCCGCCTTTGCCGCGCAGCTGCTGCTCCACGAGCTGCCCTGCCCGCTCTGTCTGTTGCAGCGCCTCCTGTTCGCCCTGCTGGCGATCGGGCCGATCCTCAATATCCGCTTCGGGCCGCGGCCGAGTCATTATGCGTTGTCGCTGCTGACGGCCGTCCTCGGCGCGACGGTCTCGACCCGGCAGGTGCTGCTGCACATCCTCCCCGGCGATGCCGGTTACGGCTCGGCGCTGCTCGGCTATCACTATTATACGTGGGCGCTGATCGGCTTCGTCGCCGCGATCCTGCTGCTCGCGGCGATGCTGCTGTTCGACCGCCAGTTCGAGCACCGCGCGGCGCCGGGCAGCTCGCCCGGCAGGTGCGCGCAGGGCGCGGTGTGGCTGGTGATCGGGCTGACGGCACTGAATGTGCTCTCCACCCTGCTCGAGTGCGGCTTTGCCGCCTGTGCCGACAATCCCGTCGTCTATGAGCTGCTGAAGTCGGCGCGTTAG
- a CDS encoding ABC transporter ATP-binding protein, protein MADEFILETSGLTKEFAGFFAVRDVALKVRRGSIHALIGPNGAGKTTCFNLLTKFLKPSAGQIRYKGHDITAMPPADVARLGLVRSFQISAVFPHLTALENVRVALQRQHGSSFDFWRSKSVLDRFNPRAHELLNDVGLSEFANTPAVEMPYGRKRALEIATTLALDPEMMLLDEPMAGMGHEDIDKIAALIKRISAKYTILMVEHNLSVVANLSDIITVLTRGQVLAEGNYADLSKDERVKEAYLGAGHG, encoded by the coding sequence TTGGCCGATGAGTTCATCCTCGAAACCAGCGGATTGACCAAGGAATTCGCGGGTTTCTTTGCCGTTCGCGACGTCGCGTTGAAAGTGCGTCGGGGCAGTATCCATGCGTTGATCGGGCCGAACGGCGCCGGCAAGACGACCTGTTTCAATCTGCTGACCAAATTCCTGAAGCCGTCGGCAGGCCAGATTCGCTACAAGGGCCACGACATCACCGCGATGCCGCCGGCCGACGTGGCGCGCCTCGGGCTGGTCCGTTCGTTTCAGATTTCGGCGGTATTTCCGCATCTGACCGCGCTCGAGAACGTTCGCGTGGCGCTGCAGCGGCAGCACGGTTCGTCGTTCGATTTCTGGCGTTCGAAAAGCGTGCTCGACCGCTTCAATCCGCGCGCCCATGAGCTCCTGAACGACGTCGGTTTGAGCGAATTCGCCAACACGCCGGCGGTCGAGATGCCGTACGGCCGCAAGCGCGCACTTGAAATTGCAACGACGCTCGCGCTCGACCCCGAGATGATGCTGCTCGACGAGCCGATGGCCGGCATGGGCCACGAGGACATCGACAAGATCGCGGCGCTGATCAAGCGGATCTCCGCGAAATACACCATCCTGATGGTCGAACATAACCTCTCGGTGGTGGCCAACCTCTCCGACATCATCACCGTGCTGACGCGCGGGCAGGTGCTGGCGGAGGGCAACTACGCCGACCTCTCCAAGGACGAGCGCGTGAAGGAAGCCTATCTGGGAGCGGGTCATGGCTGA
- a CDS encoding ArsC family reductase, translating into MTITIYGIKNCDTMRKARAWLDDHGVAYDFHDYKTAGIAKDKLKQWSDEVGWETLLNRAGTTFKKLPDADKEGLNERKALALMAEQPSMIKRPVLDLGGKRVVGFKPDIYAKEVPAKAGKKG; encoded by the coding sequence TTGACCATCACCATCTATGGCATCAAGAACTGCGACACCATGAGGAAGGCGCGGGCCTGGCTCGACGATCACGGCGTCGCCTACGACTTCCACGACTACAAGACCGCCGGGATCGCCAAGGACAAGCTCAAGCAGTGGAGCGACGAGGTTGGCTGGGAGACGCTGCTCAACCGCGCCGGCACGACCTTCAAGAAGCTGCCCGATGCCGACAAGGAGGGGTTGAACGAGCGCAAGGCGCTGGCGCTGATGGCCGAGCAGCCGTCGATGATCAAGCGTCCGGTGCTCGATCTCGGGGGCAAGCGCGTCGTCGGCTTCAAGCCGGATATCTATGCCAAGGAAGTGCCGGCAAAGGCGGGCAAGAAGGGCTGA
- a CDS encoding dicarboxylate/amino acid:cation symporter, giving the protein MTTAAIKPVARPHHQPWYKILYVQVLIAIVAGVLIGYFYPNLGKELKPLGDGFIALIKMMIAPVIFCTVVHGISSMGDLKRVGRVGLKTLIYFEAVSTVALAVGLLVGELLQPGHGFNIDPSTIDPKSVSNYVTQAKEQGIVAHLMAIIPDSYLGAVARGDLLQVLLISILSGFAIALMGKVGEPIASAIDMAAKMFFGIIRIIVRAAPLGAFGAMAFTVGAYGLGSLLNLAALIATFYLTSILFVLIVLGAIARLAGFSIIRFIAYIKDELLIVLGTSSSETVLPQMIQKMEHLGASRSVVGLVVPTGYSFNLDGTNIYMTLATLFLAQATNTHLTIWQELGILGIAMITSKGASGVTGAGFITLAATLSIVPDIPIQSIAILVGIDKFMSECRALTNLIGNGVACVVISLSEGELDKQALHETMAHPLELGEALEPGGSG; this is encoded by the coding sequence ATGACTACAGCCGCGATCAAGCCCGTTGCCCGTCCCCATCATCAGCCCTGGTACAAGATCCTCTACGTCCAGGTGCTGATCGCGATCGTGGCTGGTGTCCTGATCGGATATTTCTATCCGAATCTCGGCAAGGAATTGAAGCCGCTGGGCGACGGCTTCATCGCGCTGATCAAGATGATGATCGCGCCGGTCATCTTCTGCACCGTGGTGCACGGCATCTCCTCGATGGGCGATCTCAAGCGCGTCGGCCGGGTCGGGTTGAAGACGCTGATCTATTTCGAGGCGGTGTCGACGGTGGCGCTTGCGGTCGGTCTTCTGGTCGGCGAGCTGCTGCAGCCCGGCCACGGCTTCAATATCGATCCTTCCACGATCGATCCGAAATCGGTCTCCAACTACGTCACGCAGGCCAAGGAGCAGGGCATCGTCGCCCATCTGATGGCGATCATTCCGGACAGCTATCTCGGTGCGGTCGCGCGCGGCGACCTGTTGCAGGTGCTGCTGATCTCGATCCTCTCGGGCTTCGCCATCGCTCTCATGGGCAAGGTCGGCGAGCCGATTGCTTCCGCGATCGACATGGCCGCCAAGATGTTCTTCGGCATCATCCGGATCATCGTCCGCGCCGCGCCGCTCGGCGCATTCGGCGCGATGGCCTTCACGGTCGGCGCCTACGGCCTCGGCTCGCTGCTGAATCTGGCGGCGCTGATCGCGACCTTCTATCTCACCAGCATCCTGTTCGTGCTGATCGTGCTGGGCGCCATCGCACGGCTCGCCGGCTTCTCGATCATCCGCTTCATCGCCTATATCAAGGACGAGCTCCTGATCGTGCTCGGCACGTCGTCGTCTGAGACGGTGCTGCCGCAGATGATCCAGAAGATGGAGCATCTCGGCGCCTCGCGCTCGGTGGTCGGCCTCGTGGTGCCGACCGGCTACAGCTTCAATCTCGACGGCACCAACATCTACATGACGCTGGCGACGCTGTTCCTGGCGCAGGCCACCAACACGCATCTGACGATCTGGCAGGAGCTCGGCATTCTGGGCATTGCCATGATCACCTCGAAGGGCGCCTCCGGCGTCACCGGCGCGGGCTTCATCACGCTGGCCGCGACGCTGTCGATCGTGCCCGACATTCCGATCCAGTCGATCGCGATCTTGGTCGGCATCGACAAGTTCATGAGCGAGTGCCGCGCGCTCACCAACCTGATCGGCAACGGCGTCGCCTGCGTCGTGATCAGTCTGTCGGAAGGCGAGCTCGACAAGCAGGCGCTGCACGAGACGATGGCGCATCCGCTCGAGCTCGGCGAGGCGCTGGAGCCGGGCGGCTCCGGCTAG